From one Montipora capricornis isolate CH-2021 chromosome 10, ASM3666992v2, whole genome shotgun sequence genomic stretch:
- the LOC138019131 gene encoding protein arginine N-methyltransferase 7-like, which translates to MRRVPFFSKRHIQFCIKSRNEMFSQRFSPTTGKMEWVVEDNDYDMRNEIARSAYTDMLHDNERNEKYYQATMKAVRRLKDRGKKIHMLDIGTGTGLLAMMAVRSGADGSTACEAFGPIANVAKKIVEKNGFGEKISVIGNRSTDLELKKDGHILSRANLLVTELWDTELIGEGALPTLRDACCRLLEPDFVSVPAAATVYAQVVGSESLWNMHQLDAKQISDDLDVTLPTDMEECGGTAGVFDLHVDELLNNEIHILSAPVPVLRFDFCNNFASEKSDCTNRVSIPDTQNKIDSDQTVSQYCAKTSVTQSGVSHCIIMWWTLDMDIDGEITLATAPRWAHPKGVNRQWRDHWMQAVYFFKRPLCVQEGDTLNIQCCHDDYSIWFDVTKSTKIATTVIDRPLCTCGAHVTWSRHRFAMLNNKQRSQKFRQALKQLVAEGNSRCLCIGDGSLLPVLAATAGFEKVVTLESSVLYQKFLRKLIDLNDLGDQIEIIGREATSLLPQDLPSDQIDVILGEPFFNSALFPWHNLYFWYAASSIAKIVKPGVQILPGSATLRAMAVEFEDLWKFHAPVNIVQGFDVSLFDELIEGSKLTNEEINNESSHGIALEPHHLWEYPCRALSQETSIMKFDLTSNIPSQKIASVGDIKLTRSGILHGIVLWMDFNLAEKLSVTTGLQQTEKLNGKEWKLPWVRHTKQGVYFMKSSPRIQEESLLKNNTPSVRYSVNFEPTTGEIDFDFQLCPS; encoded by the exons AATGAAAAGTACTATCAAGCTACCATGAAAGCTGTGAGAAGACTTAAGGACAGAGGGAAGAAAATTCATATGTTGGACATTGGAACAGGAACTGGACTTCTGGCTATGATGGCTGTGAGGAGTGGAGCAGATGGATCTACAGCATGTGAG GCATTTGGACCTATTGCTAACGTAGCCAAGAAAATAGTTGAGAAGAACGGGTTTGGTGAAAAGATATCTGTTATTGGAAATCGTTCGACTGATTTAGAACTTAAAAAAG ATGGACATATCCTCAGCAGGGCGAATTTACTAGTTACAGAATTATGGGATACAGAACTTATTGGTGAGGGAGCCTTACCAACTCTCAGAGATGCCTGTTGTCGTCTTCTTGAG CCAGATTTTGTTAGTGTCCCTGCTGCAGCTACTGTTTACGCTCAAGTTGTTGGTAGTGAAAGTCTTTGGAACATGCATCAGCTTGATGCAAAACAG ATATCAGATGACCTGGATGTTACTTTACCAACTGATATGGAGGAGTGTGGAGGAACTGCAGGTGTCTTTGATCTACATGTTGACGAACTCTTGAACAATGAAATTCACATTTTATCAGCACCTGTTCCAGTTTTGAG GTTTGacttttgcaataattttgcttCGGAAAAGTCAGATTGCACAAACAGAGTATCTATCCCAGACactcaaaacaaaatagacagTGATCAAACTGTGTCCCAGTATTGTGCTAAGACGTCTGTGACGCAATCTGGTGTTAGTCACTGTATCATCATGTGGTGGACATTAGATATGGACATTGATGGAGAAATAACTCTCGCAACAGCTCCTCGATGGGCTCACCCTAAAGGTGTCAACAGacag TGGAGGGACCATTGGATGCAGGcagtttatttctttaaaagACCACTGTGTGTACAAGAAG gtGATACGCTAAATATTCAGTGTTGCCATGATGACTATAGTATTTGGTTTGATGTTACCAAATCAACAAA GATTGCAACAACAGTTATTGATCGACCTCTGTGTACGTGTGGAGCACATGTAACTTGGAGCCGCCATAGATTCGCTATGCTGAACAACAAGCAACGTTCTCAAAAATTTAGACAAGCCTTGAAACAG ctGGTTGCAGAAGGTAACTCTCGATGCCTATGTATTGGTGATGGATCCTTGCTTCCTGTACTGGCTGCAACAGCTGGATTTGAAAAG GTTGTCACGTTAGAGTCTTCTGTTTTGTACCAAAAGTTCCTTAGAAAG TTGATAGATTTAAATGATTTAGGTGATCAAATTGAAATTATTGGTCGTGAAGCAACCAGTCTGCTACCTCAGGACTTACCCAGTGATCAG ATTGATGTCATTTTAGGTGAACCATTTTTCAACAGTGCTCTGTTTCCGTGGCACAATTTATATTTTTGGTACGCTGCATCCAGCATCGCAAAGATAGTCAAACCAGGAGTGCAGATACTGCCCGGCAGCGCTACTCTCAGGGCCATGGCAG TCGAGTTTGAAGATCTGTGGAAGTTTCACGCTCCCGTGAACATTGTTCAAGGATTTGATGTCTCCTTGTTTGATGAATTGATTGAG GGCTCAAAGCTAACAAATGAGGAAATTAACAATGAGTCAAGCCATGGAATCGCTCTGGAACCTCACCATTTATGGGAATACCCCTGCCGCGCTCTCAGCCAGGAAACTTCCATCATGAAATTCGATTTGACATCAAACATACCAAGCCAGAAAATTGCAAGTGTTGGGGATATAAAATTGACGAG GTCAGGCATTCTTCATGGAATCGTCCTGTGGATGGACTTTAACCTCGCAGAAAAATTATCGGTCACTACAGGATTACAACAG ACAGAAAAGCTCAACGGAAAGGAATGGAAATTACCTTGGGTGCGTCACACGAAGCAAGGGGTGTATTTTATGAAGTCATCCCCTCGTATACAAGAGGaaagtttattgaaaaacaATACTCCATCTGTTCGATATTCTGTCAATTTCGAACCTACCACAGGAGAAATAGACTTCGATTTTCAGTTGTGCCCAAGTTAA